The following proteins are encoded in a genomic region of Macadamia integrifolia cultivar HAES 741 unplaced genomic scaffold, SCU_Mint_v3 scaffold_110A, whole genome shotgun sequence:
- the LOC122070783 gene encoding uncharacterized mitochondrial protein AtMg00810-like, giving the protein MDSNLKLGVYDGEDFADKHQYRGLVGKLIYLIVTRSDISSAVGVIGQFMGSPKHAHWDVDCHILRSTTGYCTFLGGNIVSWQSRKQIIVARVNVEAEYIAMAHTTT; this is encoded by the exons ATGGATTCGAACTTGAAACTTGGTGTGTATGATGGTGAAGATTTTGCTGATAAACATCAGTACAGAGGACTTGTAGGAAAGCTAATCTATTTGATTGTCACTCGGTCAGATATTTCCTCTGCCGTTGGAGTCATCGGTCAATTTATGGGAAGTCCTAAGCATGCTCATTGGGATGTTGATTGTCATATTCTAAG GTCAACCACTGGATATTGTACTTTTCTTGGTGGTAATATTGTCTCTTGGCAAAGTAGGAAGCAGATTATTGTGGCTAGAGTTAATGTTGAAGCTGAGTACATAGCTATGGCCCATACTACGACTTGA